From Parasteatoda tepidariorum isolate YZ-2023 chromosome 1, CAS_Ptep_4.0, whole genome shotgun sequence, one genomic window encodes:
- the LOC139425527 gene encoding uncharacterized protein: MMFIRLLLIMILLSLNTIMSNADTSDEVTTECFDCTESEQLEKDNFSEEPSTERNENIEQHIDSHNFATEANETPETTESVTEIELTHEADDDDTLTDDSDAYNLEVQQNTPTTEANHRHGGFTLSNKEVEIISKANEIRIIPKKSSKKFKLLSLILAKRNVSSRHARNSFSRSLDTYEQSKFADRNSKNRRNRNLLPLNDLQSVETMATNQNKQLGSSQYPDWRQTKMRNWLKKKYLPSYSRSRGVKKDKPSFEKKKKLNEFGAVESVNEKTEHQAPYDKGAAAIVVRTTTSGRAANYEKKIDTFRRKMKKYQSGHSKMQGFRKSKISPKKYKKIKKVSTPASFAVNTEISGRKSYNESAEKKDTKYTTIGYAVVHEKKVIEKFRRKMKKYHPSSFKKSGVKKGKQSFNKLIKLNESSTEKAFLTDTGMGVIKFYNKSVDALQVTTTSHSTVTQTHSAIAQLYARKQQLLKKKINKMHKKKLKHKKLHQTQSGHKYKKIRFPADIKTFKEYKEYLRKKLKKEKLKRKPKPKLSTENFRKISQRPSRRTLKEFNENDASLGVSNTRNNMIINIKIPDVLLMNLGRQARLKYSLENKQQIKINASRRWPTSYKFENDDDENNQYTNSFINTENGGRRNVKYVDGNFEFAKNRRNRTPGNYKRFFTGPERFYLKRNADLRKNMSRNITGDDSRWGNLLKKNFSRHVYDKRKNNTKLNLSLSIESPRRELLENNVAEINLYDLLKSGSAVNTTHRNDHNNKTKIRPMYFHKTAIKQGNSSTVTLPTKLSYQTASITDDYKLGDLLKKNLSQLTLDVTKLNSSLMGEVLRKILLENYTAKPSNSNKSLVNIFNLLKNGYAKAASLPHNKQKEKGDMSFYFNEMTFTMPTEALPPGSFYLNSTLPANVTMNDDEQASSSLDGMEWRKRLLESNSKTLDNSTEFLLKIFDILKNSYAKTKSLPYFKDYQIKKGNASTNFNRKSLNQNDEQTEISSPRIIDDEKSRNRTTRNLIRILRNASWSEPIARFRESFENGTFSSNISEIFDALYPHLYPNATQDGTRQGEVSTNIFKKTFSKPNSEPSNVFKNTKTNQSKMNELAEDEIEELDNSTEISSTPSLRSTKAPSDKTNLEKETLRKIIFVFKRYIWRMLDKQKHLNKEQKVRIFQTVVRNLIIVLKRHIEELYDRK, encoded by the exons atg atgttTATCAGActtcttttaattatgattCTTCTATCTCTAAATACAATAATGAGTAATGCAGATACTTCAGATGAAGTTACAACTGAATGTTTCGATTGCACTGAGTCGGAACAGCTAGAAAAGgataatttttctgaagaacCATCGACTgagagaaatgaaaatattgaacaacACATTGATTCACATAATTTTGCAACTGAAGCCAATGAAACTCCAGAAACAACAGAATCTGTAACAGAAATCGAATTAACCCATGAAGCCGATGACGACGATACTCTTACAGATGACAGCGATGCATATAATTTAGAAGTCCAACAGAACACACCAACAACAGAAGCAAACCATCGTCATGGCGGTTTTACTTTAAGTAATAAAGAAGTGGAAATAATTAGCAAGGCTAATGAAATTAGAATAATCCCCAAAAAATCCTCCAAGAAGTTTAAACTACTGAGTTTGatttt AGCAAAAAGGAATGTTTCAAGTAGGCATGCTCGAAACAGTTTTTCTCGTTCTCTCGACACGTATGAGCAATCAAAATTTGCGGACCGAAACTCAAAGAACCGGAGGAATCGGAATCTGTTACCACTAAATGACTTGCAGAGTGTTGAGACAATGGCAACAAATCAAAACAAGCAATTAGGTTCCTCACAATATCCTGACTGGAGGCAAACTAAGATGAGAAACTGgctgaagaaaaaatatcttccaAGCTATTCAAGAAGCCGTGGTGTGAAGAAGGACAAACCatcatttgaaaa GAAGAAAAAGCTGAATGAATTCGGAGCAGTTGAATCAGTCAACGAAAAGACAGAGCATCAAGCACCTTACGATAAAGGAGCCGCTGCAATAGTTGTCCGAACTACAACATCGGGTCGTGctgcaaattatgaaaaaaaaattgatacatttagaagaaaaatgaaaaagtatcaATCAGGACATTCAAAAATGCAAGGGtttagaaaaagcaaaatatcgccaaaaaa gtacaaaaaaataaaaaaggtgaGTACCCCTGCATCGTTCGCAGTCAACACTGAAATTAGTGGACGGAAGTCGTATAATGAAAGCGCTGAGAAAAAAGATACTAAATATACAACTATTGGTTATGCTGTCGTTCATGAAAAGAAAGTGATTGAGAAGttcagaagaaaaatgaaaaaatatcatccaagcagttttaaaaaatccggagTTAAAAAAGGCAAACAATCATTCAACAA attGATTAAACTAAACGAGTCAAGTACTGAGAAGGCATTCTTAACAGATACTGGGATGGGTGTAatcaagttttataataaaagtgtCGACGCTCTTCAAGTTACCACTACCAGTCATTCCACAGTTACTCAAACACATTCCGCAATTGCGCAATTATATGCACGCAAgcagcaattattaaaaaagaagatcaATAAAATGCACAAGAAAAAACTGAAgcacaaaaaattacatcaaacaCAGTCTGgacataaatacaaaaaaataagatttccagctgatataaaaacttttaaagaatataaagaatatttaaggaAGAAgctgaaaaaggaaaaactgaaaagaaaaccCAAACCAAAGTTGTCCACCGAGAACTTTAGAAAGATATCTCAAAGACCATCACGTCGCACTCTGAAGGAATTTAACGAAAACGACGCTTCATTGGGTGTGTCAAATACAAGGAATAACATGATTATCAACATTAAAATTCCTGATGTACTTCTGATGAATTTGGGAAGACAAGCGCGACTTAAATATTCTCTGGAAAATAAACagcaaatcaaaattaatgcaTCACGCCGTTGGCCTACTTCttataagtttgaaaatgatgacgatgaaaataatcaatatacCAATAGTTTTATAAACACAGAAAATGGTGGTCGACGAAATGTCAAATACGTAGATGGAAATTTTGAGTTTGCTAAAAACCGAAGAAATAGGACTCCtggaaattataaaagattttttactgGGCCAGAGCGCTTTTACCTGAAAAGAAATGCAGATCTACGAAAAAATATGTCTAGAAATATTACTGGTGACGATTCCAGATggggaaatttattaaaaaagaacttttctcGACATGTGtatgataaaaggaaaaataacacCAAACTAAATTTAAGCTTAAGCATCGAATCACCAAGAAGAGAATTGTTAGAGAATAATGTGGCGGAAATTAATCTATATGACCTCTTAAAAAGTGGTTCTGCAGTGAATACAACTCATAGGAAtgatcacaataataaaaccaaaatcaGGCCGATGTACTTtcataaaacagcaataaaacaAGGTAATTCATCTACTGTAACACTGCCAACAAAATTATCTTATCAGACAGCCTCCATTACTGATGATTACAAATTGGGTgatctattaaaaaagaatttatctcAACTAACACTAGAcgtaactaaactaaactcgAGTTTAATGGGAgaggttttaagaaaaatattgctggAAAACTATACAGCAAAACCAAGTAATTCAAACAAGTCtttagttaatatatttaatttattaaagaatggTTACGCGAAGGCTGCATCTTTACCGCATAACAAGCAAAAGGAAAAAGGGGacatgtctttttattttaatgaaatgactTTTACTATGCCGACCGAAGCATTACCGCCAGGGTCATTTTATCTTAACTCCACTCTGCCTGCGAATGTTACAATGAACGACGACGAACAAGCAAGCTCAAGTTTAGATGGCATGGAATGGAGAAAAAGATTGTTGGAGAGTAATTCAAAGACATTAGATAATTCAACTGAGTtccttctaaaaatatttgacatatTAAAGAACAGTTATGCAAAGACTAAATCGTTGCCGTACTTTAAGGATTATCAAATTAAGAAAGGCAATGCATCcactaattttaatagaaaaagtttaaatcaaaatgatGAGCAAACGGAAATATCATCACCAAGGATCATAGATGATGAGAAAAGCCGAAACAGAACAACCCGAAACTTAATCCGCATTCTGAGAAACGCTTCATGGTCAGAACCAATTGCTAGATTTCGTGAATCTTTTGAAAACGGAACATTTTCTAGTAATATCTCAGAGATATTTGATGCATTATATCCTCATTTATATCCGAATGCTACACAGGACGGTACTCGTCAAGGCGAAGTAagcacaaacatttttaaaaaaaccttttcaaagCCAAACAGTGAGCCATCTAATGTCTTTAAGAATACAAAAACTAATCAGTCAAAAATGAATGAACTGGCAGAAGATGAGATTGAAGAGTTGGATAATTCCACTGAAATATCAAGCACACCATCCCTTAGGAGCACCAAAGCACCCTCAGATAAAACGAATTTAGAGAAAGAAACGTtacgtaaaattatatttgtgtttAAGAGGTACATTTGGCGAATGTTAGACAAACAAAAGCATCTAAATAAAGAGCAAAAAGTTCGTATTTTTCAAACAGTTGTAAGAAACTTAATAATAGTCCTGAAAAGGCATATTGAAGAACTTTAcgacagaaaataa